GCCGCAAAGTTTGCGGCCCAATTTCCCACCAGAGTCAACACCTTGTCTTTGGTGGGCTCTGCCGGGTTTTACGTGCCCGGCAAGCCCTCTATTTATGATGAGGTCCTGGCCGGGTCTAATATTTTCCATATAAGATCCCCACAGGAGTTTGAAAATTTACAATCCAGACTTTTCAGAAACAGTCCGCCGCTACCGACTTGTGTTAAGGAGTATATGATTTTAAAGGGTATAGGGGACCGGGAGTGGCTTGCTAAAATATTTGATGAACTGGTGGACATGGATTCAATAAAGTCCGGCAAAATTTCTTTGGAACAGGCCTCTTTAAACCATCTGTGCAAGGATCTCACCATGCCGGTCATGCTGTTCTGGGGCCGCCATGATTCTCTTTTGCCTTGGGAAACAGCGCCCTTCGTACAAGAATTGCTTCCCAATGCGCGGGTCCATATCTATGAGGATTATGGCCATATCCCCCATTTGGAATGTCCCGGAAAATTGGCCGGGGATATGTTGGCGTTTATCATGGAGAACAAAAGATGACCTCTTCACCTGCCGGCAGCCCTAGAGAATATCCTGATCAACCTGCCCTTGCAGTCGGTGCTGTTGTATTCAAAGACAACAAGGTCTTGCTGGTCAAACGGGGCAATCCACCTGCTCAAGGCGTCTGGGCGATCCCGGGGGGCAGCGTGGAATTGGGAGAAACCCTTAAAACGGCAGCTGAGCGGGAGGTTTTCGAGGAAACCGGAATTGTCATCAAGGCCGGGGACCCCATATTTTCATTTGAATCCATTCACAGGGATGACAAGGATCGGGTCAGATTTCATTATTATATCGTGGATGTTGCGGCAAGTTATATCAGTGGCGAGCCCACTGCCGGCGATGATGCCCTGGAGGTTGGATGGATTTCCAAAGAAGAGCTATGTCGTCTTAATGTCAATCCATCCACCGTGACACTTCTTCTTCAAAATTTCAATTTTGGATAACGACCACAAGCCGTCCTTGGTCTATCTACACCCAGGTCTTGGTCCACAACAAAGCTTGAAAGATTTTAGTAACTTACCCAGACTTTTTTATAAAAACAACCATGGGCTGACCGGGTCTATCAAGGCCAGGCTCAGCCCATACCAAAACATGAGTCTTTTATGTTTGCCACAGGGACAGCAGTTCGGGTAGAAATTGGCCCCCGGTGCCGTCAAGGACAATCCCCCGGTCATGCCGGGCTGCAAACTGCCTGAATGGATTATCGCTTGGGTTGATATCCACAATGACCGCTTCAGGATTTCTGGCCACCATCATGCCGATCTGCATGGGAAGGTTGGTGGCCCCGGCCGTGCCCACCACCAGGAGAAGATCGGTTGAGGTCGCCCATGCCATTGCGGACTCTGCCTTGTACCAGGTTTCGTTGTAGCATTCATCAAACCATAGGACATGAGGACGGGTAAGGCTGCCGCACCTCGCGCAGGTCAGCAGCTCTTTTTCTTGGTCTGTCACCGGCTGATCTTTTTGTTTGTCCGGCATGTTTTCTGGGAAGTCAAAAAGTTTTGGCGTGCATTCTCCTGAACAGCGCATATAATTTAGATTCCCATGGATCTGATAGGTTCGGTCAATTTTGTTGCCGGCCCGCAGATGAAGACCGTCCACATTTTGAGTGATTAGGCAGAACCTATCCTTAAAAATTTCTTCCATTTTAACAATGGCGTGGTGGCCGGAATTGGGTTCTGCATTTTTGCATACAGTATGGCGATAAAGGTACCAAGCCCAGACTTCCCAAGGGTTTTGGGTAAACATGCTGTGGGTGGCCATCTGTTCGGGCCGGTATTCTCTGGACCCCACAGTCCAATACCCTTCAGGCCCCCGAAATGTCGGAATGCCGCTTTCAGCGGAAATCCCGGCGCCGGTTAAAACGGTGATGCGTTTGTTGTTATCCTTAAACGGTTCAAGCAGTTCAGCGGTGTCCATTTTTCTGCCTCCTTGTTTTGTTTAAAAAATTTAACCACGGAAAGCACAGAAGACACTGAAAATAGAATTCCGTGAATTTATTGATTTCCGTGGTTGAAATTCAATCAGGTGTTGATTGTAACTCATCCCGGATTTTCATTAGTATTTTACCCGTGACATTGGCACCGATACCCCAAAAATCGTCAGCTGCCGAATGATCATATAGCGTGCCTTTACTGCGCTTGAGTATGTCGGCCAGGTCAGGATGTTGATCAAAACGGGCACGGATGGCCCGCTCCATGACGGAAACTTTTATCTCTTCCCAATCATCTCGAAGTTTAAACTCTCTGGTTTGGCCGATGGCAGCACATAGAAATGGATTTGAGCACTCTTTAATTTTCGTAATGATCTCTTCATCAGTAAATTTTGATGCTTGATAGTATTGTTCGGCAGAGTGCCAGGTAAATGAGTCAATTGTAATGGGAATGGTCGCTAAATTCGAATATAAATCCTGTTCAAACATTTGGGGCTTTATCCTTCTATCTGTACTATGTTTTCAGGTCTGAATGAATAACTATACGATCTCTGCCTGTGTTTTTGGCATGGTACATGGCTTCGTCAGCCCGGGTGATCACCTCATTCCCTGTTTCACCAAGTTTATACTGGGCAATCCCCATGGATGCCCTGACCTGTCCGATACGCTTGCCCGAATCCTTGATGGTCCACTCTTTTTCACATAAAATATTTCTAATTTTTTCAGAAACGGCATATGCGCCTTCAACATTTGTTTCAGGCAGGAGAATCAAAAATTCTTCACCGCCATATCGTGTAGCTAAATCATTACGGCGCACCAGGCCGGAAAGTATATCGGCAAATCCTTTCAGCAGACTGTCCCCCACAAGGTGCCCAAAGGTATCATTCACGGCTTTAAAATGGTCAATATCCAGCATGATCACGGAAAAAGGCGAGTTGTTCTGGCGGGCCCGGATACGTTCAATTTCCAATCTTTTCTCAAGCCCCCTGCGGTTGGTCAGTCCGGTCAGTGAGTCAGTCCTGGCTTCCTTTTGGGAAATTTCAAGCTCTTTGTGAAGCTGCTTTAGGTCTTCGGAAGATACTTTCATTCGTGTTTGCAGGCGCGATCCCGATTGGATGATGGCTCTGGTTGTATCCAACATCTGGTCTATGATCTCTTTGACACCGTCAAAATCGTGGGTCTCCTTTATCTGAGCGGCAAGGCTGTCAAGGGTCTGGCCATGGCTGGAGAGGTCGCCTTCCGTTTCTACCACATGACTGGTTATTTCTCTGAGCATCAGGTTTAGTTTGGTTAAAAGACGTGAAATAACCACCCGGTCTCCGTCGGATATGAATTTTTGGTATAGGACCTCAACATGATTGTTGTTCAAGGGCAGCTTTTTTTTAAGCATCTGGTCAATGGTTTGTTTTAGCTTAGGATTTTTCCCTGAAGCGTACTCATACCACACCGTATAATTGACAGGGGTTGCAGACAGGTTGTGTTGTGCTAAAAAGCCGAGCGTCAATCTTAAAAATTCTCCGGCCTGGGAGTTGGATTCGCTGTAGTTCATATCCCTTAGAACTCCTTTTATTGGGGGTATGGAAAATGAGTTTATGTGATAAAGTTTAGACTTTGCCGACCGCTTGATTATATAGAATAATGTTTGAGGAAAGCAATAAATTACACAACAAATTTATATGATTATCAATTCATTTAACCCATTTTAACTTTTACTACAACATAAAAAGTACAACTGTTGGCTAGGTAAAAATTTTCGCAAACTAGGTGTGGCGTCTGAACAGGGGGAGCAAAGGCATACATATCGTATGGCGAGCATCCGGTCCGTCGACATAAGGCGCTCGGCGGAGATTTTTTACGCTGCCGTCAAATTTTTCCCAGCTGGCCACATCCGGCACTGACAGACCTGCCCCTGCTCCATCTTTTGATCACAAACACCCCTTTGTCTGTCAGCATTTGGGCAAAGTCATGCATCTGTTCATCACTGGGACTTTGATGGTCAAACCCGGTCACGGGGTTATAGGGAATCAGATTCAAACGCACGGGGAGCGGATGGATGAACCGTGCCAGTTTCTGGGCGTGGTCCATTGAGTCGTTGACCCCTTTGATGAGGATATATTCAAAAAGAAATACGCCCCGTGGGGGCAGGGGATACGCTTCAAGGCATTTTTTCAGCGCAGCAAGGGGCCAGCGCCGGTTCACAGGCATCAAGGCGGACCGGGTCGCATCGTCCGGGCCGTTTATTGAAATTGCCAGGCGGATATTGGGCAGATTCATCTGTGCCAGTCGCTCAATACCCAGCACCACACCGCAGGTGGAGATGGTCATATGGCGCAGGGCAATATCGCATCCTTTCTGGCAGTTGAGTATTTTGACTGCGGTCATTACCCTGTCAAAATTATCAAAAGGCTCTCCCATACCCATAAATACAATATTTTTTATATCATAACCAAGGTGATGCCGGGCATTCAATACCTGGCCCACGATTTCAGATGTGGACAGGCTGCGCTTAAATCCCATGCGGGCGGTCTGGCAGAATTTGCATCCCATTTTGCACCCCACCTGGCTTGAAACGCAAAGGGTATTGTGCCGGGTCATGGGAATGATAACCGATTCAATCTTCAGACCGTCGGTCAGCTCAGTGATAAACTTGACCAACCCTTCTTCTTTAATGGTTTTTTCTACCTGGCCGGGTGACAGGTGAATTGTTTTCTCAAGGGCCGTCCACAGTCTGGGCGACCCTTTGAATTCAGGCGCGTTACCGATATTATTTCCGCCATTTTTAAACACTTCCCGGTACAGGGCTTCGGCATGAAAGAGCCCCTTGCCGTAATCATTTCGCAGGGTCAGAGTCAATTCATCCAAAGGCTGGCTCAAAATATCAATCATAGGTTTCATGGCAAATATATATCACAGGCCCGAAATTTTGCCTATAACTGAGAACCTGGGAAAACCGGATAAGTTCCCCTATACAGATCCGGTAAAACGGCTGGTGGTTGTGGATATGAAAAAGGTTGGAACATTATGGTTTTTTTGTTTTTATTCAAGTACTGCACTTCTATGTGTGATGATTCAATCATGTATTGAAATTATCTTTTAAAAAGAATGGGTTTTATAAATTTTTTATCTACAGTAATTATAAAAATTTTAAGTAAATACAATATAATTAAAATCTAACAATATGTAAAATTGCGATATATTTGTTTGTCTTTGTATTTCAGTGTTTTATGGTTTTTTTGTGAAGTTTTTTATATAAATTAGGGATAAAAATGAAAATTATGAGTTACAAAAATTGCAGTGGTAGTTACATGGAATGCGATCTTTGTTACCAGAAATGCATCTTTTGAGGTCAAAATGGCAGTCATCGCGCCAACAGAGTAAAAAGATTGATAAAAGCTCAGTTGACAAAAATTATTTTATTGATTAGGTAACTACCCAATAGTGTTTGTTGTTTAGAGCGAACTTCGTCTTTTACGAAATTCTAAAAGGGGGGGGGCAAAAGGATTTTCTAAATAAGAATAATATAGGAAGAGAAGTTTATGTGCGTTGTTTCCCAAAAAGAACTCTGTATATAATTTAAGAAGAACCCCCAACAATTGTGGGAATTGTTGGGGTTCTATAGGCAATCCGGTAAGTTTATCAGGCCGCCAGCAGGTCTTCAATCTATCAGCCTAAATTTTATAATTCAAGTGTTTCTTTTTGTAATCCTCGATTAGAGTGTCGGGATCGTCGTCCCATGCTTTTTCGCATGGTGTCCTGCGCGATAATCACAGACGGCGTCTGTTCAGATACGCGACTAACCTTATATATCCATGCCGATACAAAAATCGGTACGGATGATTTTCTTTTTAGTTGCGGCATTAAAGTCTCAAACGAAAGATCTTGCCAACCCCATTGAGCACTATCTTGGCTATAGAGATCTATCCCGACATACCTTTTTTTTATAAGGCCGATACTAAATCCTCATGCGGTTGGTAGTCCATCTATAAGGATTTATTTGGGCTGAGCATATTGAATTTAAACTACATTTTGGAGACCGCGAATGAATCCCTTAGCACCAAGCATACAATATCGATCCTGTAAATTGTTAATCACAGTTTGCACTATTCTTATTAGCTGCCTTGTCTCAGCATCGTCTTTTGCAGCCAATATAAGCGATAGGGTAAAATTGGTTAAGTCAAGTGTCGTCTATGATGCTTTGACGCAAACCGGTGTCATGGAAATCAAACTGCGAAACACAGGCACCCAGGACATCACTTATCCGATCAAAGTGGCTGTTATGGAAATTTTTTATTCCCTGAACAATGCCGATCTTGACGGCGACGGGGATGTTGACGGCAAGGATGTGGCGCTGTTCATACGGCTTATCGGAACCCCGGATTCCATCTCTTTGTTGGATTTTATAAATTCTTTGGGACGGACAGACCTTGTATCCGCAACAGTGACAGAACCCTTGGCATACAAAATAACCAACAGCGCAGGATCTACACCTGACGGATTGCCCTACCTTCTTTATACTGCGCAGGAATCCTGCCAGGTATTGTCTCCGGGACAGGAAACCGCTTCTGAAACATGGCGGGTTTTTCTTCCGGTAGATGCTTTTGTAGAAGGCAGGACCTTTAATTTCATGGTAAAAGCGTTTTCAGGGGATGATTCCGCCCCGCCGGAACTTGATATTATCGAACCTGCAGAAGATGCTGATTTAGAAACAGCCCGCCCCACGGTCAGGGTCACTTTTCAGGATGAAGAATCCGACATTGATACCTCTTCCTTAACCGTTAAAGTAAACGACGTTGCTGTCAGCACTTCCGGTTTTACCGTCACCTCAACCGGGGCCACCGGACAGGTTCCCGAAGATCTTCCCCTTAATGATAATACCATCACTGTGAGTATTGCAGATATGTCCGGAAATACAAAAGAGGCCACCGTTAATTTTATGGTGCAGCCTGATACGGATACGGACGCAGACAGCATTCCGGATTGGTGGGAGACATTGCACTTTTCAACCTTGGCTGCTGATACCGATTCCGATGGAGACGGGATCTCCAATTACGATGAATACCTTGCAGGTACCGATCCCAATAATGCCGATACCCAGGCGCCCGAAGTTTTAAACCGGTATCCTTCTACCGGCACAGGTTCAGTGGCTACCCAGGGAAATCCTTTTGAAATGATCGTCACTTTTATTGATAGCGGCTCCGGTATTGCCTCTGTTGTTCTGCTGGATGAAGACGGGGTGGATATTTCCAGCCAGGCGGTTATCACCGGCAACACCATTACCCTTACCATGGAAAATCCGGAAAACAAGGCGTATCAATACCAGTTAATCCTCATAGACGAGGCGGGTAATAAAACCATAGAAGACTTTTCTTTCACGATAGACAGCCTCCTGCCTCTTGTTACGCCGACCATAGCCCCAGGGCATTATGCGTCTGCGTTTACAGTGGATTTAAACTGTTCGGAAGCCGCAGACATTTATTATTCCACGGACGGATACCCGCCTTTTGAGGGGGCGGCCAATACAACCGCGCAGACAACTCCCGTGACAGGAATCAGTATCGACAAAACAACCCACCTTCAATATTTTGCAATAGACGAGGCCGGTAATACCGGGCCCACCCAAAGCGCCATCTATCACCTGAATTCCACGATCCCCGTAACACAGATCCAGGCACAGCAAGGAGAAAATGACGATGTCGCCCTCTCTTGGACTCCTGTAACCCAGGCTGCAAAATATCACGTATACCGGGTGGCCAACCTGGTTGATAAACAAATTCTGGAAGACTGCGTTGCCAACGGTATCGCTCCTCCGGCCCGGTTAAGGATTCTTGACGGCATTACCGGAGAGATTGCAAACGACGACCAGGTTGTTCCCGGAACCACATACTATTACGGGATAACAATAAACACCCCGCAAGCCCTGGAAGGTCCCTTGTCTGAATTGGCATCCGTTGAATTTTCCGGCTCATTAACAGCCGAAGATAAGGATGAGGCAATCCAAAGAGCCAAAACCTGGCTTAAGGCAAACCAAGACACGCTTGGTTCCTGGGGGAGTGAAAAAAACAGACTCCTTGTAACAAGCCAGGTCCTTAACGCACTTAACTCTTTAGGAGAAGACGATGCCGCCGTAAGAAAAGGCGTTTTCTTCCTTAGAGGCAATTATGCAGACAACAATGATTTTTTAGGACGCCAAATCAACACGCTTTATGATTTTGGGCAAAATGTTGATTATCTTGTGGCCAAGCTGATCTCCCAGGCATATATCAGCGGGACAACCATATATGGGTGGGGAACCCGGCCCGGGTATCATCCGGACCCTGTGAGTACGGCTGTAGGGGCATCCACTGTATCAAAAACGACAAAAGAGACTTCATTAAGTAATAATAGTTTTAATGCCTTAAGAACCAACTGGTCCAGCCTGTTTTTTAGTACGGAAGACTATCGTTTCGGCTGGGTGGCAGATGCTGAGGCAAGCGTTTATGTTTCAAGCCAGATCTATCATATACTTTCTGAAAACCTTGCTGCCTCAGCTCTGACGAATTTCACCAATGACTGGATCATAGCCACCCAGGCTGACAATGGAGACGGATCATTCGGCAACGGATTAATTGATACCGCTGCTGCGCTTTTGTGGCTGGAACTTACGGACAGCAATAAAAATTCTGCCGTCACATACCTTGTAATCCAGCAAAAGGCTGACGGTTCCTGGGCAAGTGATCCTTATATTACAGGTTTGTGCCTCCAAGCGCTTACAAACATGGATTGAGCCGTTAAAAAATGAATCAAACACTTTCCGATAAAAGGGGAACACAAATGAACGACCCGAAATACATTCGAATTTTAAGATTCATCATCCCGCTGCTATTGTTCACCATTCTCAGCATGGCACCGGCCTTTGGGGATACCGATGAACCAGGAGAAGAATATCTTGCCCAGACCATGGAATGTGAATGGGCAACAATTGAAGACCCGGAAAATCCCGGACAAGAGATCAATGATCCTGATGACGAACTTGTGGCTTTAGCTGCCGGTCTGGATAATGATCCGGTCAAGATCTACAACTGGGTGTATAACAATATTTATTCTCCCCAGTTTATCTATGATAAGTTAAAAAACGGATCTCTCTATTATTACTATAAAGATTCCAGACTCGGCGCCCGGGCCGCATATTTGAACCGTAGAGGGAACTCATGGGATCAGTCTTCACTTCTTATCGCCTTGCTTCGTATTTCAAACATTCCTGCCCGGTATGTAAAGCTAAGCGCACTCAATATTGTCTATGTAGAGGCATGGCTTGATCAGGGCTGCTATGACGGCGATACAGGCGGCTCGGATAAGGGATGGGTGCCTCTGGTGCCCTGGCTTAAAAAAGCAAGACTTGAGGAGGGCGTGGACCTTTATCCAACGGATGGTTCCGAAGACGATCCGGTACCTTCCGATCTCGATTTTGACTTCACCGGCTATCTGTCGGATATAAAATATCAATCCGCACTTGAATTGTACGAAAGCCGGATGCAGGCGTATCTGAACACTAATTATTCCGATACTTCCATCAAAGATGTTCCTTTTAAAGAGACGGTCATCAATAATACCGGTTCGGTACTGCCCAGATCTCTTCCCGTAAATTTATATTCATGTTCCAAAACAAGATTTGCACAAGTTCCGGATGAGAATCGAAGGAATATCCGCCTTTATATTTACAAGGCGGACGGAACGGCATTGCTTGATTATGTACTTTACATGCCCCGGGTAGCGGGTAAACGGTTTTGCCTTGATTGGATTTATTCGGATACCTCGTTCACACCGGTTTTTAAAATTGACGGAGAAATTGTTCTTCAAAGCGAGCTCTCCATCACTTCGGATGATGAATTTTATCTCAAATATGAAATTTCAGGGGCCAATAAAACGGAAAAACGGCCTAACAGGCCGGCAGGCACATTCATAGAGATGGGGTTTGACCCGCTTTGCGCAAACCTGTCCGTCATAGAAAAAGCCAAGAAGAAACTGCAAACAGTGGATGCCGGGCTCGTGCTTGATCCCAATACCCAGGAAGAATACCTTGGGTTGATGGGCCAGGTCCTGGCCGAGACCTTTTTAAACCGGTTATATGAAAATTCCACCAGGGCCGCCGAGCTTTTTTACGGCATCATGAACTGGAATCTTTCCCCCACATTTATTTATACCCAGCCCAATTCCGATGAAAACCCGATATTGACCGATGCCGAATCAAAATTTTACTACCACCCCCAGTGGAACATTGATGCCCAGTCCACAGGTGGTCTGCTCAAACGGAACAAGACCTCAAAAGAAATCATGAGTCTGGGTTGGGATGCGCCCATCAACCAAACCTGCCGGTGGCTGTACGGATATGGTGCATCCTATGATGAGGGCCGAATCTTTGAAGACTGGATGGACACGCTTGGTGCCAGCACCATCAAAGGGCTCATGGTCGCAAATGAAGATTTGGAAAACACCGGCAATAAAATGGTTGAACTGGTGGAATCCGATATTATTGAGGAAACCGCTTCCCAGGTCTCAGATTTTGAAAATACTACCGTCCTGCCGGATTATAATGATCAGGTTTCTCCCAGCGAAGCCTATGACGGCTTTCATTTTTATGCTTTTTGGCGCACGCCGGAAAAATGGAGTCCCCAGAGTGGAATATCCCTGGTAGACGCCGCCATTGACGGAAATTACGGGATACGGGCCTGGAACAACCAGGCAACGATTGCGCGGGGTACCAACTTTGATTTCAATTCGGTAAAACTCAGTGCCGTCCTGGACGGCGCAAAGTATAACTTTAAAGGATACAGGGGATCCAACTCATCACCCAGCTACAATAAAACATACACGATAAATAAAACGCCTCAAATCATTACACCCGGCTGGACAGACCTCAACAGAATCGTCATCACCCAGGTGGAACCGACCTCAAAAGGACCGGTTGTTCTTGAAAATTTAAATTTCACGAGAAAAGAGTATATTCCGGATCTGGAAAATCAGACGGTAAACCATCTTGGTTACAGTTCCATATTATCAATTGTTACCCAACTGAGAGCCGGTTCCAGGGTCATCACACCGGTTCAGCAGGTAAATTATGCCGGATTATCCGGAGATATCAGAATTGTCCATTATACCGGCGGGGACTTGTATTCATTCGGTATGGACAATGGCGGCGGTTCGGACACAATTACCCAGAACAACAGCTCCGTCGTCAGTTCAGATTCCTATGACATAGATACAGGGAGTAGTTCCTCTGTATCTATTGACTCATGGAAGAGTGAAAACACCATCAGTGTAGAGAATACATCCACGACCTACACTGTATTGGCAGATGCTGTCAACTCTGCGGTGAGTGCCGCCGGAGATCCTGTAAATATGGCAAAAGGCGAATTGTACATACAGGAAAATCCGGATTTTAAAATCAAGGGACCAGGGTTTGACTTGTCAGTTATCCGGCAGTACAAAAGCCAACTGGTGTATAACGGTCCCTTCGGGTACGGCTGGACCTGGAACCACGCCGAGCGGATCATGCCCCTGACCGATGACGGGGCCCTTTATTACAACAATGACGGCGATTCTTTTGAGATCACAAAAGAAGACGGAGCGTACACCTACCCCAAGGGCAGCACCTTTACCCTTGAAAAAAATAGTGACGGTTTCATTGTCACCCACCACAAAAACCTGAACAAATCCTATTTTTCCACCGAGGGGTGTTTAACCAAAAAAGAAGATCCCTTTGGCAATACACTGGTCTATGAATATGCCACAACGGATTATGTCAACACGGATTATTCCAACAGAATAACGAAAATTACCGACCGGTTAGGCCGCAGTTTAAGGTTCGAATATAACGAAAACGGCAAGGTCGTCAGTGTGACGGATTTTGAGGGCCGGTCCTGTTCTTTTTTCTACAGTGACAAAACTCCCGGAGACGGTCTTGGAGACGATCTGATTGAGTTCAAAGGCCTTGATTACCAGGCCGGCCTTGATAACGCCACCCGGTACGAATACCTGTCCGGCCAGGAAAACGAATACCTGGACCACAACATGACAAAGTATACCCTGCCCGGCGGGGATTACCTTGAAATCGGGTATTATAAAAACGATCAGGTGGCCTATCACACCAATGCCAAGGGCGAAACTTTCAACTTCATGTACAGCCGCCTGAACCGGTATGCCGAAACCTGGAACGAAGAGGGGTATTACCGCAAGGTCTTTTTCAACGACGCCAATGATGTTGTCCGGATCGCCACTGAAGACGGCACCATTGAACAGATGACCTATGATGAATACGGGCATCATAACAAAATTTCTCATACGGACGGCAACGGATACACAACCACATTTGATTATGCGCCGGAGGGGGCAACTGACCCGGAAGCTTATTTCAAAAAACGAAACCTTTACCTTAAAACCGATGCCTTGGGCCGCACCTGGACTTACCGGTACGAAGACACAAACAACCCGTATGCACCGTCCCAGGCAACAGACCCTGCCGGAAACATCACCCGGTTTGAATATAATGCCGACGGCAGCCTGTCTAAAAAAATCCAGGCACCGGGCTATGCCTTTGATGAGGACGGAAATCTGATAGCAGAAGCCGGCGCACCCGGATTTGAAACCGTATACGAATATGACGCTTACGGAAACATCACCAAGATCACAGATCCGTTAAATCAGTATGAAGAGCGGACATACGATACAAACAGCCTCTATCTTGTCTCTAAAAAAGATAAGCTGGGCAACGAAACCCAATACCGGTATTACGAAGATTTTACGGAAAACATGCCCATCGGGGCTGTCAAATCCATAACGGTTAAATCCGGAACCAGTGAATACACCACCACCTATGCGTATGACCCGCTGGGCCGGAAAACCAAGGAAACAGATCCGCTGAACCAGGAGACTCAATATCAATACACCCTGGACGGCAAGCTGGAACAAATCATCCAACCCAACGGGGCCGTAACACAACATATCTATGACACTGCCCGGGATATCGTGTCCGGTGCCCAGATCATTGAAACCATTGATCCGTTGGGTAATTCCGAACATTTTTCCTATGACGCCACAGGCAAGCTTGTTAAAAAACAGGATAAGAACGGAAATACCTTCACCTTTGCCTATGACGAAATGGGCCGTCTTGCCCAAGAGATTGACCCGTTAGGGACCGTCAGAAGCTAT
This window of the uncultured Desulfobacter sp. genome carries:
- the rlmN gene encoding 23S rRNA (adenine(2503)-C(2))-methyltransferase RlmN, producing the protein MIDILSQPLDELTLTLRNDYGKGLFHAEALYREVFKNGGNNIGNAPEFKGSPRLWTALEKTIHLSPGQVEKTIKEEGLVKFITELTDGLKIESVIIPMTRHNTLCVSSQVGCKMGCKFCQTARMGFKRSLSTSEIVGQVLNARHHLGYDIKNIVFMGMGEPFDNFDRVMTAVKILNCQKGCDIALRHMTISTCGVVLGIERLAQMNLPNIRLAISINGPDDATRSALMPVNRRWPLAALKKCLEAYPLPPRGVFLFEYILIKGVNDSMDHAQKLARFIHPLPVRLNLIPYNPVTGFDHQSPSDEQMHDFAQMLTDKGVFVIKRWSRGRSVSAGCGQLGKI
- a CDS encoding Sir2 family NAD-dependent protein deacetylase codes for the protein MDTAELLEPFKDNNKRITVLTGAGISAESGIPTFRGPEGYWTVGSREYRPEQMATHSMFTQNPWEVWAWYLYRHTVCKNAEPNSGHHAIVKMEEIFKDRFCLITQNVDGLHLRAGNKIDRTYQIHGNLNYMRCSGECTPKLFDFPENMPDKQKDQPVTDQEKELLTCARCGSLTRPHVLWFDECYNETWYKAESAMAWATSTDLLLVVGTAGATNLPMQIGMMVARNPEAVIVDINPSDNPFRQFAARHDRGIVLDGTGGQFLPELLSLWQT
- a CDS encoding NADAR family protein, with the translated sequence MFEQDLYSNLATIPITIDSFTWHSAEQYYQASKFTDEEIITKIKECSNPFLCAAIGQTREFKLRDDWEEIKVSVMERAIRARFDQHPDLADILKRSKGTLYDHSAADDFWGIGANVTGKILMKIRDELQSTPD
- a CDS encoding chitobiase/beta-hexosaminidase C-terminal domain-containing protein, which produces MVKSSVVYDALTQTGVMEIKLRNTGTQDITYPIKVAVMEIFYSLNNADLDGDGDVDGKDVALFIRLIGTPDSISLLDFINSLGRTDLVSATVTEPLAYKITNSAGSTPDGLPYLLYTAQESCQVLSPGQETASETWRVFLPVDAFVEGRTFNFMVKAFSGDDSAPPELDIIEPAEDADLETARPTVRVTFQDEESDIDTSSLTVKVNDVAVSTSGFTVTSTGATGQVPEDLPLNDNTITVSIADMSGNTKEATVNFMVQPDTDTDADSIPDWWETLHFSTLAADTDSDGDGISNYDEYLAGTDPNNADTQAPEVLNRYPSTGTGSVATQGNPFEMIVTFIDSGSGIASVVLLDEDGVDISSQAVITGNTITLTMENPENKAYQYQLILIDEAGNKTIEDFSFTIDSLLPLVTPTIAPGHYASAFTVDLNCSEAADIYYSTDGYPPFEGAANTTAQTTPVTGISIDKTTHLQYFAIDEAGNTGPTQSAIYHLNSTIPVTQIQAQQGENDDVALSWTPVTQAAKYHVYRVANLVDKQILEDCVANGIAPPARLRILDGITGEIANDDQVVPGTTYYYGITINTPQALEGPLSELASVEFSGSLTAEDKDEAIQRAKTWLKANQDTLGSWGSEKNRLLVTSQVLNALNSLGEDDAAVRKGVFFLRGNYADNNDFLGRQINTLYDFGQNVDYLVAKLISQAYISGTTIYGWGTRPGYHPDPVSTAVGASTVSKTTKETSLSNNSFNALRTNWSSLFFSTEDYRFGWVADAEASVYVSSQIYHILSENLAASALTNFTNDWIIATQADNGDGSFGNGLIDTAAALLWLELTDSNKNSAVTYLVIQQKADGSWASDPYITGLCLQALTNMD
- a CDS encoding alpha/beta hydrolase, translating into MTFKPSIAFKAKAKAGEAMIEAFLNKNGKRLGVNLLTHQGPPRMEWANIGSDKKETLVLIHGFGDRKESFYFVAKYLKEKLDLVIPDLPGFGKSGMDPNLVYSLDNYVDWLDRFIQQTGLDSFHLAGSSMGGAIAAKFAAQFPTRVNTLSLVGSAGFYVPGKPSIYDEVLAGSNIFHIRSPQEFENLQSRLFRNSPPLPTCVKEYMILKGIGDREWLAKIFDELVDMDSIKSGKISLEQASLNHLCKDLTMPVMLFWGRHDSLLPWETAPFVQELLPNARVHIYEDYGHIPHLECPGKLAGDMLAFIMENKR
- a CDS encoding GGDEF domain-containing protein codes for the protein MNYSESNSQAGEFLRLTLGFLAQHNLSATPVNYTVWYEYASGKNPKLKQTIDQMLKKKLPLNNNHVEVLYQKFISDGDRVVISRLLTKLNLMLREITSHVVETEGDLSSHGQTLDSLAAQIKETHDFDGVKEIIDQMLDTTRAIIQSGSRLQTRMKVSSEDLKQLHKELEISQKEARTDSLTGLTNRRGLEKRLEIERIRARQNNSPFSVIMLDIDHFKAVNDTFGHLVGDSLLKGFADILSGLVRRNDLATRYGGEEFLILLPETNVEGAYAVSEKIRNILCEKEWTIKDSGKRIGQVRASMGIAQYKLGETGNEVITRADEAMYHAKNTGRDRIVIHSDLKT
- a CDS encoding NUDIX hydrolase, whose protein sequence is MTSSPAGSPREYPDQPALAVGAVVFKDNKVLLVKRGNPPAQGVWAIPGGSVELGETLKTAAEREVFEETGIVIKAGDPIFSFESIHRDDKDRVRFHYYIVDVAASYISGEPTAGDDALEVGWISKEELCRLNVNPSTVTLLLQNFNFG